Proteins encoded together in one Formosa sp. Hel3_A1_48 window:
- a CDS encoding nuclear transport factor 2 family protein → MKKLILLSTLFIFACQKPIKISEKEVMETFETFFEVLDNDLDSFDSLVTDDFFIFENSRRYSKDEFIAFVKSFDIISSKRKFENITIDTDYNSAHISLKQFGEFIVNTPEGKTKLEFEWLESTYALKVDGKLKFKFYFSEAIKTNATNLDADQAKP, encoded by the coding sequence ATGAAAAAACTAATCTTACTTTCCACTTTATTCATCTTCGCTTGTCAAAAACCAATAAAAATTTCTGAAAAAGAAGTCATGGAAACATTTGAGACCTTTTTTGAGGTTTTAGATAACGACTTAGACAGTTTTGATTCTTTAGTTACAGACGACTTTTTTATATTTGAAAATAGCAGACGCTATTCAAAAGATGAATTTATTGCCTTTGTAAAAAGTTTCGACATTATAAGCAGTAAGCGAAAATTTGAAAATATTACAATTGATACTGACTATAATTCTGCTCATATTTCTCTCAAACAATTTGGTGAGTTTATTGTCAATACTCCAGAGGGTAAAACTAAACTTGAATTTGAGTGGCTTGAAAGCACTTACGCCCTTAAGGTAGATGGTAAACTGAAGTTTAAATTCTATTTTTCAGAAGCGATCAAGACCAATGCAACTAATTTAGATGCAGACCAAGCTAAACCCTAG
- a CDS encoding cupin domain-containing protein, giving the protein MNYKSINFKNKFSLFQDKWKPKVIAELNDYQFKIAKLEGDFIWHAHSDTDEAFIVISGELRIDFRDGAVTISEGELFVVPKGMEHKPYAKNEVHLMMIEPVGVKNTGDQIESENTAENDIWI; this is encoded by the coding sequence ATGAATTATAAATCAATAAATTTTAAGAACAAATTTTCACTTTTCCAGGACAAATGGAAACCAAAAGTCATTGCAGAATTGAATGATTATCAATTTAAAATTGCCAAACTGGAAGGAGACTTTATTTGGCACGCTCATTCTGATACTGATGAAGCCTTTATAGTCATTAGTGGGGAATTAAGAATTGACTTTAGAGATGGAGCAGTCACTATTAGCGAGGGGGAACTTTTTGTTGTACCCAAAGGGATGGAGCATAAGCCTTATGCAAAGAACGAGGTTCATTTAATGATGATTGAGCCGGTTGGTGTAAAGAATACTGGCGATCAAATCGAAAGTGAAAACACAGCAGAAAACGACATTTGGATCTAG
- the rpmF gene encoding 50S ribosomal protein L32 — protein sequence MAHPKRKISKTRRDKRRTHYKASTPQIATCPTTGEAHLYHRAHWHEGKLYYRGQVLIDNTAGEENVA from the coding sequence ATGGCACATCCTAAAAGAAAAATCTCCAAAACAAGAAGAGATAAAAGGCGTACCCATTACAAGGCATCTACGCCACAGATAGCGACATGCCCAACAACTGGTGAAGCACACTTATACCACAGAGCACATTGGCACGAGGGGAAGTTATATTATAGAGGACAAGTCCTTATCGATAACACCGCTGGTGAAGAAAATGTGGCATAA
- the pdxA gene encoding 4-hydroxythreonine-4-phosphate dehydrogenase PdxA: protein MRKEKKIKIGFTIGDLNGVGGELIIKTFEDKRVLDFFTPVVYASMKSMSFLKQHFQSSILFNEIPNTNKAIDGKLNILNVWEEQVAIVFGKETAEAGQYALRSLKAAVEDLKTDQIQVLVTAPINKHNIQSDAFQFPGHTDFLNQELEGNSLMFMVSDSLRVGLLTDHVPVGEVPEHINEALVSSKIDLIYKSLKSDFAIGTPKIAVLGINPHTGDNGVIGSEDDTVLRPALRKIKESGKLIYGPYAADSFFGSNNYQNFDAIVATYHDQGLIPFKTLTFGNGVNYTAGLNKVRTSPDHGTAYDIAGQGIANIDSFKEAIFTGLEIFKNRNMAAVLNENPLQKQPKKRK, encoded by the coding sequence ATGAGAAAAGAGAAAAAAATAAAAATTGGGTTTACTATAGGCGATTTAAATGGCGTTGGAGGCGAGCTCATAATCAAAACATTTGAAGATAAAAGGGTACTTGATTTTTTCACTCCTGTAGTTTATGCTTCAATGAAATCAATGTCTTTTTTAAAGCAGCATTTTCAAAGTTCTATATTATTCAATGAGATTCCAAATACCAATAAAGCTATAGATGGCAAACTCAATATTTTGAATGTTTGGGAAGAACAAGTGGCTATTGTATTTGGCAAAGAAACTGCTGAGGCAGGGCAGTATGCTCTTCGCTCTCTAAAAGCAGCTGTAGAAGACCTTAAAACAGATCAAATTCAAGTCTTGGTGACTGCGCCGATTAACAAACACAACATTCAATCTGATGCATTTCAGTTTCCAGGCCACACCGATTTTTTAAACCAAGAATTGGAAGGCAACAGCTTGATGTTTATGGTCTCCGATTCGTTGAGAGTAGGGTTACTTACAGATCATGTGCCTGTAGGCGAAGTCCCAGAGCATATTAATGAAGCACTTGTTTCCAGCAAAATAGACCTCATTTATAAGTCTTTAAAGTCCGATTTTGCCATAGGAACTCCTAAAATTGCTGTATTGGGAATCAATCCACATACTGGAGATAATGGCGTTATTGGTTCTGAAGATGACACAGTTTTACGCCCAGCTCTGAGAAAAATCAAAGAATCAGGAAAGCTTATTTATGGCCCTTATGCAGCTGATAGTTTTTTTGGGTCCAACAATTATCAAAATTTTGATGCAATTGTGGCAACCTACCACGATCAAGGACTAATCCCCTTCAAGACCTTAACATTTGGAAATGGCGTAAACTATACAGCTGGCCTCAACAAAGTTAGAACCTCACCTGACCACGGCACAGCCTACGATATAGCTGGACAAGGGATTGCCAATATTGACTCATTCAAAGAGGCAATTTTTACGGGTCTTGAAATTTTTAAAAATAGAAATATGGCTGCTGTTTTGAATGAAAACCCACTTCAAAAGCAACCCAAAAAGAGAAAATAA
- a CDS encoding riboflavin synthase: MFTGIIEDLGVIEALNQEDTNLHLTIKSKLASELKIDQSVSHNGVCLTVIDLSPTTYTVTAIKETLDKTTLNSLKLGAIVNLERGLKLGARLDGHMVQGHVDQVGQCVGVEEQNGSWIFRFEYDSSLGNVTIEKGSVTVNGVSLTVVDSKDNGFSVAIIPYTYAHTNFHTFKKGSIVNLEFDVIGKYVSRLYAKTSIS, from the coding sequence ATGTTTACTGGCATTATTGAAGATTTAGGGGTAATTGAAGCACTCAATCAAGAGGATACAAACTTACATTTAACGATAAAGAGTAAGTTAGCTTCAGAGCTTAAAATAGATCAAAGTGTTTCACATAATGGGGTTTGTCTCACAGTCATTGATCTAAGTCCGACGACCTACACCGTTACTGCAATAAAAGAAACACTAGATAAAACCACCCTCAACAGCCTAAAATTAGGCGCTATAGTAAACTTGGAGCGTGGTCTTAAGCTTGGGGCTCGATTGGATGGACATATGGTACAAGGGCATGTGGATCAGGTTGGGCAGTGCGTTGGGGTTGAAGAACAAAATGGGAGTTGGATATTCCGTTTTGAATATGACTCAAGCTTGGGCAATGTTACTATTGAAAAAGGTTCTGTGACTGTAAATGGCGTGAGCTTGACTGTAGTTGACTCTAAAGACAATGGGTTCAGTGTTGCTATAATTCCATACACCTACGCGCATACCAATTTTCACACCTTCAAAAAAGGCTCAATTGTCAATTTGGAATTTGATGTAATTGGAAAATATGTTTCAAGGCTTTATGCAAAAACCTCTATTTCTTAA
- a CDS encoding YceD family protein: MKPLKAFDVQFVGLKLGAHIFEYDIEHTFFEHFEYDEFNDVQLKTTLKFQKKTTLLELDFEVEGTVNVNCDLTNEAFDLPIKSNFSLIVKFGSEYNDDNEEILIVPHGEFKINVAHYIYELIVLSVPQKRLHPGIEDGTLNSDILEALEDLSPKSLENKNSDKDTDPRWDSLKKLLTDK; encoded by the coding sequence ATGAAGCCATTAAAAGCATTTGATGTACAATTTGTAGGACTTAAGCTTGGCGCGCATATTTTCGAGTACGATATAGAGCATACGTTCTTTGAACATTTTGAGTACGACGAGTTTAACGATGTCCAATTAAAAACAACGCTTAAGTTTCAAAAAAAGACAACTCTCTTGGAGTTGGATTTTGAAGTTGAAGGTACAGTCAATGTAAATTGCGACCTCACTAACGAAGCCTTTGACCTGCCAATCAAATCTAATTTTAGTTTGATTGTCAAATTTGGTTCAGAATATAACGATGATAACGAAGAGATATTAATTGTTCCTCATGGAGAATTTAAAATCAACGTTGCACACTATATTTACGAACTTATTGTGTTGTCTGTTCCACAAAAACGGCTTCACCCAGGCATCGAAGATGGAACACTTAACTCTGACATACTTGAAGCACTAGAAGACTTAAGCCCAAAAAGCTTAGAAAATAAAAATTCTGACAAAGACACTGATCCGCGTTGGGATTCATTAAAAAAATTATTAACGGATAAATAA
- a CDS encoding nuclear transport factor 2 family protein translates to MKKLFIYSVALLMCACQQPYAEVTTNDKKSETIKTLFEKVGEENIDYLKEIFSDSMEFVDPAGNKLNKSGFISAVENLYDMFDDISVLEMNGDALGSEVETVTYSNGIVWTNIWNTFSAKGKYTGQNVSFPFHLSYQWAGDKIIKEVQFFDTSVFQKEMNAKAAANNTSPKVVITIDMAVNSGYSKEDVKAFTKNLNQFIRDNEPNTYDYSYFISEDGKRVTLIEKFRSSEDFIFHADKFENGPNIETFMKMFAFKSLVVAGNVSQQLKERVKNYPAEFRGNIGGWIY, encoded by the coding sequence ATGAAAAAATTATTTATATACTCTGTTGCCCTATTGATGTGCGCATGCCAACAACCCTATGCTGAGGTTACGACTAATGATAAAAAATCAGAAACCATCAAAACTCTTTTCGAAAAAGTTGGCGAGGAAAACATCGATTACCTTAAAGAAATCTTTTCAGATAGCATGGAATTTGTAGATCCTGCTGGAAATAAATTAAATAAATCAGGATTTATTTCTGCTGTTGAAAATTTATACGATATGTTCGATGATATTTCAGTACTGGAAATGAATGGTGATGCTCTTGGATCTGAAGTTGAAACCGTAACCTATTCCAATGGTATTGTATGGACCAACATCTGGAATACATTTTCAGCAAAAGGCAAGTATACTGGTCAAAATGTATCCTTTCCGTTTCATTTGTCTTATCAATGGGCTGGTGATAAAATCATCAAAGAGGTGCAGTTTTTTGACACCTCTGTTTTTCAGAAAGAAATGAATGCGAAGGCAGCCGCAAATAATACTTCACCAAAGGTGGTAATTACCATTGATATGGCTGTAAATTCAGGGTATTCAAAAGAGGATGTAAAAGCATTTACAAAGAATCTAAATCAATTCATAAGAGACAACGAGCCAAACACATACGACTACAGTTATTTTATATCTGAAGACGGGAAAAGAGTAACTTTGATTGAAAAATTCAGATCCTCAGAGGATTTCATTTTCCATGCTGATAAATTTGAAAATGGGCCAAACATTGAAACTTTTATGAAGATGTTTGCCTTCAAATCTCTAGTGGTTGCAGGCAATGTTTCTCAACAACTAAAAGAGCGCGTAAAGAATTATCCTGCAGAATTTAGAGGTAATATTGGTGGCTGGATTTACTAA
- a CDS encoding ester cyclase, with product MKNIKNLAQGMLFLFVILNLSSCNTVSEKHAQLEADEIQLNADIKLYTAVWDKIINDRQIDLINEDAFDVNVTAVATSNGDVVGLENFKKYYANYIVGFSDAEFTFIDVFGQGDKIVKHWNFKGTHDGDFFGVPATGKKVDVSGVTLVQMKDGKIAAEQDYMDFLAFYKQLGLL from the coding sequence ATGAAAAATATTAAAAATTTAGCTCAAGGAATGCTGTTTTTATTTGTAATTCTGAACTTGTCAAGCTGTAATACTGTTTCTGAAAAACATGCGCAATTAGAGGCAGATGAAATACAACTGAATGCAGATATTAAGCTGTATACTGCGGTTTGGGACAAAATAATTAATGATCGACAAATTGATTTAATTAACGAAGACGCTTTTGATGTAAATGTCACTGCTGTTGCCACTTCAAATGGTGACGTTGTTGGCTTAGAAAATTTTAAAAAATATTACGCCAATTATATAGTAGGGTTCTCGGATGCAGAATTTACTTTTATTGATGTCTTTGGGCAGGGCGATAAAATTGTAAAGCATTGGAATTTTAAAGGAACACACGATGGCGACTTTTTTGGTGTGCCTGCTACAGGTAAAAAAGTAGATGTTTCTGGTGTAACATTAGTACAAATGAAGGATGGTAAGATTGCTGCGGAACAAGACTACATGGACTTTCTTGCCTTTTACAAACAACTTGGATTGTTGTAA
- a CDS encoding alkane 1-monooxygenase: MKDLKYLFAYTVPISAYISFEFGGVLSYTAVFYAFVVLPFLDIITGQNKGNLSNEELMSKKKKWVFDAMLYLNIPLVFGLLLMVFTKIQTEVLATYELIGLSLSAGILLATNAINVAHELGHRGPYIERFMSKCLYMPCLYMHFYIEHNFGHHLNVATPEDGATARYNQTVYSFWWTSVSKQYLSAWKLQLELLKRQNTGFFSLKNDVFWYHLIQAAYLMGVFSFFGVQVMLFAVVIGVISFLFLESINYIEHYGLKRFKTPSGRYERVRPQHSWNSNFNIGRIVLYELTRHSDHHYKSSKKYQLLNSYEESPTLPLGYPASILLSYIPFLWFKVMNPLVPKQMKTNLL; encoded by the coding sequence ATGAAAGATTTGAAATATTTATTTGCTTATACCGTGCCAATTTCGGCTTATATCTCATTCGAATTTGGAGGTGTTTTATCTTATACCGCTGTTTTTTATGCCTTTGTTGTGCTTCCCTTTTTGGACATCATTACTGGACAAAACAAGGGGAATCTATCAAATGAAGAGCTAATGAGCAAAAAAAAGAAATGGGTCTTTGATGCTATGCTTTACCTAAATATTCCCCTTGTTTTTGGACTTTTGCTTATGGTATTTACAAAAATCCAAACAGAGGTTTTAGCTACATACGAACTCATTGGCTTAAGCCTTTCGGCTGGTATTTTATTGGCTACAAATGCCATAAACGTAGCACATGAACTTGGACATAGAGGGCCTTACATTGAGCGGTTTATGAGTAAATGTTTGTACATGCCCTGCTTGTACATGCATTTTTATATCGAGCATAATTTTGGGCATCACCTCAACGTAGCTACACCTGAAGATGGTGCTACTGCCAGATACAACCAAACGGTATATTCTTTCTGGTGGACTTCAGTTTCAAAGCAATACTTAAGTGCTTGGAAACTTCAACTCGAGCTTTTAAAACGCCAAAATACTGGATTCTTTTCTTTGAAAAATGATGTCTTTTGGTACCATTTGATTCAAGCTGCCTACCTAATGGGTGTTTTTAGCTTTTTTGGGGTACAGGTTATGTTGTTTGCCGTTGTTATTGGTGTAATTTCTTTTCTTTTTCTAGAAAGCATCAATTACATAGAGCATTATGGATTAAAACGTTTTAAAACGCCTTCAGGACGTTACGAACGAGTAAGGCCACAACATTCTTGGAATTCAAATTTCAATATAGGGCGTATTGTTTTGTATGAACTCACCCGACACAGTGATCACCACTACAAATCTTCAAAAAAATATCAGCTTTTAAATAGCTATGAAGAAAGCCCAACCCTTCCATTGGGTTATCCGGCTTCAATATTACTTAGTTACATACCTTTTCTGTGGTTCAAAGTCATGAACCCACTTGTTCCAAAACAAATGAAAACGAATTTACTTTGA
- a CDS encoding PspC domain-containing protein: MNKLYRYPNKGYLGGVCYGFAVYTKTDPIIWRILAIFAGLGMVYLVFWLFLEKG, translated from the coding sequence ATGAATAAATTATATCGATACCCCAACAAAGGCTACTTAGGAGGGGTATGTTATGGCTTTGCTGTTTATACCAAAACAGATCCTATTATATGGCGCATATTAGCCATTTTTGCAGGTTTGGGTATGGTCTATCTTGTCTTTTGGCTATTTCTAGAAAAAGGATAA
- a CDS encoding beta-ketoacyl-ACP synthase III, with amino-acid sequence MSKISAAITAVGAYVPEFVLTNAMLENMVETNDEWITTRTGIKERRILKAEGKGTSFLAIKAAQNLIQKASLDPATIDLVIVATATPDMKAASTASYTSTQIGATNAFSYDMDSACSSFLFGMSTAASYIESGRYKKILLIGADKMSSIVNYKDRATCIIFGDGAGAVLFEPNEENLGLQDEYLRTDGSGRSFLQATYGGSSHPITHDVLDNGGHYAFQEGRTVFKNAVSNMAGAAVKILERNKLTKDHVQWLAAHQANKRIIDATANRMGLEDDKVMLNIEKYGNTTSATLPLLINDYEDQLKKGDNIIFAAFGGGFSWGAIYLKWAYTKTKTN; translated from the coding sequence ATGAGCAAAATCTCAGCAGCAATTACAGCTGTAGGTGCCTACGTTCCTGAATTTGTACTCACCAATGCTATGTTAGAAAATATGGTAGAGACAAACGACGAGTGGATTACCACAAGAACAGGAATTAAAGAACGAAGAATACTCAAAGCTGAGGGCAAGGGGACATCTTTTTTAGCTATTAAAGCTGCTCAGAATTTGATTCAGAAAGCCAGTCTAGACCCCGCCACAATTGATTTGGTTATCGTAGCTACGGCAACACCAGACATGAAGGCGGCCTCCACGGCCTCTTATACTTCTACACAAATTGGCGCAACAAACGCTTTTTCTTATGATATGGATTCTGCATGTTCTAGTTTTCTTTTTGGAATGTCAACTGCAGCGAGTTACATAGAGTCGGGGCGCTATAAAAAAATACTCCTTATCGGAGCAGATAAAATGTCTTCAATTGTTAACTACAAAGACCGTGCGACTTGTATCATTTTTGGCGATGGTGCTGGTGCAGTTTTGTTCGAGCCAAATGAAGAAAATCTAGGTTTGCAGGACGAATATCTTAGGACAGACGGCTCAGGCCGATCGTTTCTCCAAGCCACATATGGCGGGTCTTCTCATCCAATAACTCATGATGTTTTAGACAATGGAGGACACTATGCTTTTCAAGAAGGGAGAACAGTTTTTAAAAATGCTGTTTCCAACATGGCCGGCGCAGCAGTTAAAATATTGGAACGCAATAAGCTTACGAAAGATCATGTGCAGTGGTTGGCAGCTCACCAAGCCAACAAACGCATCATCGATGCTACTGCAAACAGAATGGGATTGGAGGATGATAAAGTAATGCTCAATATTGAAAAATATGGAAACACAACCTCAGCAACACTTCCATTACTTATTAATGACTATGAAGATCAACTGAAAAAAGGGGATAACATAATATTTGCTGCTTTTGGAGGCGGATTCAGTTGGGGCGCCATTTATCTTAAATGGGCCTACACAAAAACAAAAACTAACTAA
- a CDS encoding Arm DNA-binding domain-containing protein, whose translation MALLIGIRNETNKDGSVLLHVRFKNKYFDKKVYTQIKVLKKYWDKKNKTVKPNHPCFEQKSKQIKKLKDIIHDLNMQNIVSSLSYKEVRYKLTNGSYVNTIDSYLDQYLKSQIKETTFKDYKSKIQSIGKNMDIDSLKFEDICDKNNWIKLKEKLKEKDRSPATFNSYYKAAKSIHTHASKDEITFSVFPYVRYNSENNYTKKWLKPDELIDIINNLSSDKEGFKNDATSILIYLMMFSMRGMYRRDIDKLSMEEFVDSTYNNCTNFSFGEKNMVYRHFRSKTNKMGLIYLGLYPVREIILSLNHLINPTSNYLFPVFGGNLHPNFWSLQSKRFKKLTSHNFKSARKAFNTIASINNIPDYDIRELMFQQDNTISKHYKDTQAQEMLVKYSTYHFEILIKYRVHEMFEMIIHKLIENGQTKLKKLLKLEDIIKKINNPKVNSTGQRVIKKVRHKNDNQILSA comes from the coding sequence ATGGCATTATTGATTGGAATTAGAAACGAAACTAATAAAGATGGATCTGTATTATTACATGTACGCTTTAAAAATAAATATTTTGACAAGAAAGTTTACACTCAAATCAAGGTTTTAAAAAAGTATTGGGATAAAAAAAACAAGACGGTAAAACCCAATCATCCTTGTTTCGAACAAAAGAGCAAACAAATAAAAAAATTAAAGGATATTATTCATGACCTCAACATGCAAAATATCGTCTCATCACTGTCATATAAAGAGGTGCGTTATAAACTAACCAATGGCTCCTATGTAAATACTATTGACTCATATTTAGATCAATATCTTAAGAGTCAAATTAAAGAAACTACATTTAAAGACTACAAATCAAAAATACAGTCTATTGGTAAAAACATGGATATTGATAGCCTCAAATTCGAAGATATATGTGACAAAAATAATTGGATAAAATTGAAAGAGAAACTTAAAGAGAAAGACAGAAGTCCAGCAACCTTCAATTCCTATTATAAGGCCGCAAAATCAATTCACACTCATGCATCAAAAGACGAGATTACATTTTCTGTCTTTCCTTATGTTAGATATAATTCTGAAAATAATTATACCAAAAAATGGTTAAAACCTGATGAATTAATTGATATCATTAATAATCTCAGTTCTGATAAAGAAGGATTTAAAAATGATGCAACTTCGATTTTAATTTACTTAATGATGTTCTCAATGAGGGGAATGTACAGAAGAGATATTGATAAACTTTCAATGGAAGAATTTGTTGACTCGACGTATAATAATTGTACAAATTTTTCATTTGGAGAAAAAAACATGGTTTATAGACACTTTAGATCAAAAACTAATAAAATGGGGCTGATTTATCTTGGGCTATATCCAGTTCGCGAGATTATACTGTCATTAAATCATTTAATTAATCCAACTAGCAATTATCTTTTCCCTGTTTTTGGGGGTAATCTGCATCCAAATTTTTGGAGTTTACAATCAAAAAGGTTTAAAAAACTAACAAGTCATAATTTTAAGTCTGCAAGAAAAGCCTTCAATACAATCGCATCAATAAATAACATTCCTGACTACGACATAAGGGAACTTATGTTTCAGCAAGACAATACTATTTCGAAACACTATAAGGACACTCAAGCGCAAGAAATGTTAGTCAAGTATTCAACATATCATTTTGAGATTTTAATTAAATACAGAGTTCATGAGATGTTTGAAATGATAATTCATAAATTGATTGAAAACGGACAAACCAAACTTAAAAAATTACTAAAGTTAGAAGATATTATTAAAAAAATAAATAACCCTAAAGTTAATTCTACAGGTCAAAGAGTCATTAAAAAAGTCCGACATAAAAATGACAATCAAATTTTATCAGCATAA
- a CDS encoding phospholipid scramblase-related protein yields the protein MINSLQKNTFLFKEHVNLFKASNNYDVYDPQTNEIILHCREKNLNPFYKIIRLLLSDFKSMTPFEIEVSGIDGKKVMKVKKGISLVLSKTEVFDENDKLIGVLKQRLFPLGNNFEMFDDKGNFASKLDGSLIAWNFKFLKDKNTIATVTKKWAGIGKELLTSADNYVLDISDSVEKANPLRRLIFAAVICIDMVLKE from the coding sequence ATGATAAATAGTTTACAAAAAAATACATTTCTTTTTAAAGAGCACGTAAATCTGTTTAAAGCGTCTAATAATTATGATGTTTATGACCCACAAACGAATGAAATCATTTTACATTGTAGAGAGAAAAATTTAAACCCTTTTTACAAAATAATTAGACTGCTTTTATCAGACTTTAAATCTATGACCCCATTTGAAATTGAGGTTAGTGGGATCGATGGAAAAAAAGTTATGAAGGTAAAAAAAGGAATTTCATTAGTCTTATCTAAAACTGAAGTATTTGATGAAAATGATAAGCTTATTGGCGTTCTTAAACAGAGATTATTCCCATTAGGAAATAATTTTGAGATGTTTGACGATAAAGGGAATTTTGCCTCCAAATTAGACGGCAGCCTAATTGCTTGGAATTTTAAATTCTTAAAGGACAAAAACACAATTGCTACTGTCACAAAAAAATGGGCTGGGATTGGGAAAGAGCTGCTTACAAGCGCTGATAATTATGTCCTTGATATAAGTGATAGTGTTGAAAAAGCAAACCCCTTAAGGCGTCTAATTTTTGCCGCTGTCATATGTATTGATATGGTCTTAAAGGAGTAG
- the mscL gene encoding large-conductance mechanosensitive channel protein MscL: MKLLKDFKDFAVKGNMIDMAVGIIIGASFNAIVNVLVKNIILPPLSLLSDGISFGEKKIVLREASSTAAQVSIDYGLLIETVLDFLIVGFTIFIVVKFINKLKNQANDLEDQSVPTPVDIELLSKIKDLLEAQNEALIKK, from the coding sequence ATGAAACTATTAAAAGATTTTAAAGATTTTGCTGTAAAAGGAAATATGATAGATATGGCTGTTGGAATCATTATTGGTGCTTCCTTCAATGCGATTGTTAATGTTTTGGTCAAAAACATTATTCTCCCTCCTTTATCATTGCTCTCTGACGGCATTAGTTTTGGAGAAAAGAAGATTGTATTGAGAGAGGCTAGTAGCACTGCTGCACAAGTGTCGATTGATTACGGCTTATTGATTGAAACGGTTCTGGATTTCCTCATTGTTGGCTTTACTATTTTTATTGTTGTAAAATTTATAAATAAGCTTAAAAATCAGGCCAACGATTTAGAGGACCAATCAGTACCTACACCAGTTGATATTGAATTGCTCTCAAAAATTAAAGATTTACTAGAAGCGCAGAACGAGGCTCTGATTAAGAAATAG